The following coding sequences lie in one Acipenser ruthenus chromosome 47, fAciRut3.2 maternal haplotype, whole genome shotgun sequence genomic window:
- the LOC117428964 gene encoding E3 ubiquitin-protein ligase RNF126 yields the protein MLCLVCGGPTRSFAFLFFFFQPSRVLSPPAARTSSVSYVCVCLGLSRKMAEAPTRPGRFFCHRCSAEISPHLPDYTCPRCESGFIEELPEERSAENGSTSSASTSDQNRHQFETLDQHMFTFPPGYGQFALGIFDENFEFSAGPPSEDNRETENRRERELASRQRYGARQPRARHMARRQTGRHEGVPTLEGIIQQLVNGIIAPTAIPNIGLGPWGMLHSNPMDYAWGANGLDAIITQLLNQFENTGPPPADRDKIKSLPTVQVTEEHVGSGLECPVCKEDYTAGENVRQLPCNHMFHNDCIVPWLEQHDTCPVCRKSLSGQNTATNPPGLSGMNFSSSSSSSSSSSSSSPGNENTTNNS from the exons ATGCTCTGCTTAGTGTGTGGAGGGCCGACGAGGTCTtttgcgtttctttttttttttttccagccaaGTCGAGTTTTGTCCCCTCCGGCTGCCCGTACCAGTTCTGTatcgtatgtgtgtgtctgtctcggaCTAAGTCGGAAGATGGCGGAAGCTCCCACAAGACCCGGTCGGTTTTTCTGTCACCGCTGCTCGGCGGAGATCAGCCCGCATCTCCCG GATTACACCTGCCCGAGGTGTGAGTCTGGCTTTATTGAAGAACTACCTGAAGAGAGAAG CGCTGAAAATGgttccacctcttcagcctctACCAGTGATCAAAACCGGCACCAGTTTGAG ACCCTGGACCAGCACATGTTCACCTTTCCCCCCGGCTACGGGCAGTTTGCGTTGGGGATTTTTGACGAGAACTTTGAGTTCAGCGCAGGGCCACCCTCGGAAGACAACAGGGAGACAGAGAATCGCAGGGAGAGGGAGCTGGCGTCAAGGCAGCGCTATGGTGCCAGGCAACCCAGGGCGCGGCACATGGCAAGACGGCAGACAGGGAGGCACGAGGGGGTTCCCACACTAGAAGG AATTATTCAGCAGTTAGTGAATGGAATTATAGCACCTACAGCCATTCCAAACATAGGACTGGGTCCCTG GGGTATGTTGCACTCAAACCCAATGGACTATGCATGGGGGGCGAACGGACTTGATGCAATTATAACACAG TTATTAAATCAGTTTGAAAACACCGGCCCCCCTCCGGCAGACAGAGATAAAATTAAGAGCCTCCCCACAGTGCAGGTTACAGAAGAACACGTAG gttcAGGTCTAGAATGTCCCGTCTGTAAAGAAGATTACACCGCAGGAGAAAATGTAAGGCAGCTCCCATGCAATCACATGTTTCACAATGATTGTATAGTACCGTGGCTTGAACAG cACGACACGTGTCCAGTTTGCAGGAAAAGTTTAAGTGGACAGAACACAGCGACAAATCCGCCTGGGTTATCGGGGATGaatttctcctcctcctcctcttcctcctcctcctcttcctccagtTCTCCCGGCAACGAGAACACAACGAATAACTCATAA